A stretch of Clostridium sp. BJN0001 DNA encodes these proteins:
- a CDS encoding chromate transporter yields MKCLLDLFIVFMRIGAFTFGGGYAMLPILQKEVVDNKHWVTEEELMDYYAIGQCTPGVIAVNTATFIGYKKKGVLGAIAATLGVIFPSIIIIIVIAAFLKNFTKYTIVKDAFAGIRVCVCVLILKAIIKLGKKSIVDKMSLIIFITILLLAILTNISTSILVVLAGLLGILIKQIEKVINK; encoded by the coding sequence ATGAAATGTTTACTTGATTTGTTTATTGTTTTTATGCGCATTGGAGCATTTACATTTGGTGGAGGATATGCAATGCTCCCTATTCTCCAAAAAGAAGTTGTTGATAATAAACACTGGGTAACAGAAGAAGAACTTATGGACTACTATGCAATAGGACAATGTACTCCTGGCGTAATTGCTGTAAATACTGCAACATTTATAGGTTATAAAAAGAAAGGTGTTTTAGGTGCTATAGCTGCAACGCTCGGAGTTATTTTCCCATCAATTATTATTATAATTGTGATTGCAGCTTTTCTTAAAAATTTTACTAAATATACTATAGTTAAAGATGCTTTTGCAGGAATACGTGTATGTGTATGCGTATTAATATTAAAGGCTATAATAAAATTAGGAAAAAAATCAATAGTAGACAAAATGTCTCTTATTATTTTTATAACAATTTTACTATTAGCGATACTTACAAATATATCTACATCAATACTTGTAGTTTTGGCAGGACTTTTAGGAATATTAATAAAACAAATTGAAAAGGTGATAAATAAATGA
- a CDS encoding chromate transporter: MIYLLLFINFFETGLFSVGGGLATLPFLIEIGEKTNWFTSADISNLIAISESTPGPLGVNMSTYVGYITSGVPGSIVASLSLVFPSVIIIIFVAKMLNKFKNSKIVQNAFYGLRPASTALIATALFSVIKITLLHIDLYKAHRNLTDLFFIKGLILAFILYVAMKKFDIHPIFYIIISAIIGIIFKFSV, translated from the coding sequence ATGATATACTTATTGCTATTTATAAATTTCTTTGAAACTGGTCTTTTCTCAGTAGGTGGAGGTCTTGCTACTCTTCCATTTTTAATTGAAATTGGTGAGAAAACAAATTGGTTTACATCAGCAGATATTTCTAACCTTATTGCTATATCTGAATCTACTCCAGGTCCTCTTGGAGTCAATATGTCAACTTATGTTGGATATATTACTTCTGGAGTACCTGGAAGTATAGTAGCTTCTTTATCTTTAGTTTTTCCATCTGTTATCATAATAATATTCGTAGCAAAAATGCTTAATAAATTTAAAAATTCAAAGATTGTCCAAAATGCTTTTTATGGATTAAGACCTGCATCAACTGCACTTATAGCTACAGCATTATTTTCTGTAATAAAAATTACTTTATTACATATTGATCTTTATAAAGCACATAGAAACCTCACAGATTTATTTTTTATAAAAGGTCTTATTCTTGCATTTATACTTTATGTAGCTATGAAAAAATTTGATATTCATCCTATATTTTATATTATAATTTCAGCAATTATAGGAATTATATTCAAATTCAGTGTATAA
- a CDS encoding MBOAT family protein, whose translation MLFSTITFIFYFLPLVLILYYIFFFSRKLQNAVLLIFSLAFYSWGEGKRMLLMVFSIVINYIAGILIDKLKKNKKASKFILILACILNLGMLFIFKYLGFVFRNINEMYPSFSLTVPKIILPIGISFFTFQALSYVIDVYNSKVKVQKNIFYLGLYISFFPQLVAGPIVRYSDIEEGIYNRKEDLKKFSVGCCRFIIGLCKKVLISNSMAIIADRVFNMSAEGTIPITLAWLGSISYTLQIFFDFSGYSDMAIGLGLMFGFKFNENFNYPYISKSITEFWRRWHISLSSWFRDYVYIPLGGSRVNNKDKLIRNIFVVWVLTGIWHGAEWTFIIWGFLNFVFIALEKIFNFEKLKINNIIKHIYALFIINIGWVLFRAPNLIEAGKYISNMFMIRLNTNWSDYSFMFIKENLVFFALAIIFSTPIARRINKFLVEKSDENVLVSMFYPVVMMMIFIICISYLVKGTYNPFIYFNF comes from the coding sequence ATGCTTTTTTCTACTATAACATTTATATTTTACTTTTTACCATTAGTACTCATACTTTATTATATTTTTTTCTTTTCACGTAAACTTCAAAATGCAGTACTTCTTATTTTTAGTCTTGCATTCTATTCATGGGGTGAAGGAAAAAGAATGCTTCTTATGGTTTTTTCTATAGTGATAAATTATATAGCAGGTATTTTAATAGATAAGCTTAAAAAGAATAAAAAAGCGTCCAAATTTATACTTATATTAGCATGTATTTTGAATTTAGGAATGCTTTTTATATTTAAATATCTTGGATTTGTCTTTAGAAATATTAATGAAATGTATCCATCTTTTTCACTTACAGTTCCTAAGATAATACTGCCTATAGGAATTTCATTTTTTACATTTCAGGCATTATCATATGTAATTGATGTATATAATTCTAAAGTAAAAGTTCAGAAAAATATTTTCTATTTAGGACTTTACATATCATTTTTTCCACAGCTTGTTGCTGGACCTATCGTTAGATATTCAGATATAGAAGAGGGAATTTATAATAGAAAAGAAGATTTAAAAAAATTCTCAGTAGGATGCTGCAGATTTATTATAGGACTTTGTAAAAAAGTACTTATATCAAACAGCATGGCAATAATTGCTGACAGAGTTTTTAACATGAGTGCAGAAGGGACAATTCCAATAACACTTGCATGGCTTGGCTCAATTTCATATACGCTTCAAATATTTTTTGACTTTTCAGGTTATTCTGATATGGCAATAGGACTTGGACTCATGTTTGGATTTAAATTTAATGAGAATTTTAATTATCCATACATATCAAAATCTATTACTGAATTTTGGAGAAGATGGCATATATCATTAAGTTCATGGTTTAGAGATTACGTTTATATTCCGCTTGGAGGCTCAAGAGTAAACAATAAAGATAAGCTTATAAGAAATATTTTCGTTGTATGGGTGCTTACAGGAATATGGCATGGAGCTGAATGGACATTCATAATATGGGGATTTTTAAATTTTGTATTTATTGCATTAGAAAAGATTTTTAATTTTGAGAAGTTAAAAATAAATAATATTATAAAGCATATATATGCTCTATTTATAATAAATATTGGCTGGGTTTTATTTAGAGCACCAAATCTTATTGAAGCTGGAAAATATATTTCTAATATGTTTATGATAAGACTTAACACTAATTGGAGTGATTATTCATTTATGTTTATTAAAGAAAATCTTGTTTTCTTTGCTTTAGCAATAATATTTTCAACTCCAATAGCTAGAAGAATAAATAAATTTTTAGTAGAAAAGTCTGATGAAAATGTATTAGTATCTATGTTCTATCCAGTTGTTATGATGATGATATTTATTATATGTATAAGCTATTTAGTAAAGGGCACATATAATCCGTTTATTTATTTCAATTTCTAA
- a CDS encoding glycoside hydrolase family 5 protein yields MKKRAIIILSISCFLIISIICILYFYNRPKKNEVKFTSCMNIGNALEAPKDIPWDVQINDKYFDDIKDAHFDAVRLPIRFSDYAKDSPKYILDEEFMQKIDHYINYALKCDLKVIIDMHHFEEIMDDPYGYKECFLSMWKQISERYKDYPDELMFEILNEPRDNLNGDIWNTFLNDAIEIVREKNKNRIIIAGPDNYYSADRLNSLVLPKDDNNIIVSFHYYEPNEVTFQGSENHEGFENLKNIEWSGTYDEKREIRNKFYIAQEYGKQNNKKVFLGEFGVNKKAPEETREKWVKEVREQAEKSGFSWAYWELASEFGIYDKEDYSWNQQMLDALLSN; encoded by the coding sequence ATGAAAAAAAGAGCAATTATAATTTTAAGCATAAGCTGTTTTTTAATAATTTCTATAATATGTATTCTTTATTTTTATAATAGACCTAAAAAAAATGAGGTTAAATTTACTTCATGTATGAATATTGGAAATGCACTTGAAGCTCCAAAAGACATACCATGGGATGTACAAATTAATGATAAATATTTTGATGATATAAAGGATGCTCACTTTGACGCAGTAAGGCTTCCTATAAGATTTTCAGATTATGCAAAAGACTCTCCTAAATACATTCTTGATGAAGAATTTATGCAGAAGATAGATCATTATATAAATTATGCGCTTAAATGTGATTTGAAAGTTATAATAGATATGCATCATTTTGAAGAGATAATGGATGATCCTTATGGATATAAAGAATGTTTTTTAAGCATGTGGAAACAGATATCTGAAAGGTATAAAGATTATCCAGATGAATTGATGTTTGAAATTTTAAACGAACCTCGCGATAATTTAAACGGAGATATATGGAATACTTTTTTAAATGATGCAATAGAGATTGTAAGAGAAAAAAATAAAAATAGAATAATAATTGCAGGCCCTGATAATTATTATTCTGCAGATAGATTAAATTCTTTAGTGCTTCCTAAAGATGATAATAATATAATTGTTTCATTTCATTATTATGAACCTAATGAAGTGACATTTCAGGGAAGTGAGAACCATGAAGGTTTTGAAAATTTAAAAAATATTGAATGGAGTGGCACATATGATGAAAAAAGAGAAATAAGGAATAAGTTTTATATAGCACAGGAGTATGGAAAGCAAAATAACAAAAAAGTTTTCCTTGGGGAATTTGGTGTAAATAAAAAAGCACCAGAGGAAACTAGAGAAAAATGGGTAAAAGAGGTAAGAGAGCAAGCTGAAAAAAGTGGATTTAGTTGGGCATATTGGGAACTGGCATCTGAATTTGGTATATATGATAAAGAGGATTATTCATGGAATCAGCAAATGCTTGATGCATTATTAAGTAACTGA
- a CDS encoding phosphotransferase — MLDDKIKVIQALNDDFNISQRKLAKKVNMSLGKVNKILHEFTEENFIERAIINNKILYKVTEKGMKFLEKEILCSKDSRINLHEKNKKVVKEAVILAAGKTKCFDIPIGLLEVQDTCIINRIIDILKDSGINKIVIVTGYKSSLYEKKFKDYNNIKIVKNDLYKWTGTMYSLSLAKKYIDDDFLLIENDLIFEKRAIKDLVEDENRDSILITSESGSGDEAFVEIKNNHLFKMSKDIHQFNKIDGEMIGITKISLKLYKMMLEEYKDNVNPYLNYEYMLLDVSRDYNIGYIKIDDLIWCDADGEDKYEKIKDFLYPTIKRREKSYEIDTIKKIMINAFNIKNSENILISPAGGMTNLNYKVKADNKEYILRIPGAGTDEIIDRKNEMFNSAIASEKGFNVGIKYFNVETGIKISDYINNAETLTTRSLKKEENLFKILKILKSLHNSRDFHMGNEFNVFSEIKKYEDIIRKNKMPYYNGYNKLSPIIDKFKNIVENIGVKKVPCHNDLVSENIIRDSDGRIYLIDWEYSGFNDKMWDLAELSLENEFSDDDNELMFIIYFDKKGISNQDKTKFNIYKILQDILWSLWTIIKESEGVDFGDYGIKRLRRAAMNINKIIE; from the coding sequence ATGTTAGATGATAAGATAAAAGTAATACAGGCACTAAATGATGATTTTAATATAAGTCAAAGAAAACTTGCAAAAAAAGTTAATATGTCACTTGGAAAAGTTAATAAAATTCTTCATGAATTTACAGAAGAAAACTTTATAGAGAGGGCTATAATTAATAATAAAATCCTTTATAAAGTAACAGAAAAAGGTATGAAATTTTTAGAAAAAGAAATTTTATGTTCAAAAGATAGTAGAATTAATCTGCATGAAAAGAATAAAAAAGTAGTAAAAGAGGCAGTTATATTAGCTGCAGGAAAAACTAAATGCTTTGATATACCAATAGGTCTTTTAGAAGTTCAAGATACATGTATTATAAACAGAATAATAGATATACTTAAAGACAGTGGTATAAATAAGATAGTTATTGTTACAGGATATAAGAGTAGTCTTTATGAAAAAAAATTTAAAGATTACAATAATATAAAAATTGTGAAGAATGATTTATATAAATGGACAGGTACTATGTATTCACTTTCTTTAGCTAAAAAATATATTGATGATGATTTCCTTTTAATTGAAAATGATCTTATTTTTGAAAAAAGGGCTATAAAAGATTTAGTAGAAGATGAAAATAGAGATTCGATTTTAATAACGAGCGAAAGCGGATCAGGCGATGAAGCCTTTGTAGAAATAAAAAATAATCATTTGTTTAAAATGTCAAAGGATATACATCAATTTAATAAAATAGATGGAGAAATGATAGGAATTACAAAAATATCTCTTAAATTATATAAGATGATGCTTGAAGAATATAAAGATAACGTTAATCCATATCTGAATTATGAATATATGCTTCTTGATGTATCGAGAGATTATAATATAGGGTATATAAAAATAGATGATCTTATATGGTGTGATGCTGATGGAGAAGATAAATATGAAAAAATAAAAGATTTCTTGTATCCTACAATAAAAAGGAGAGAAAAAAGTTATGAGATTGATACTATAAAAAAAATAATGATAAATGCATTTAATATAAAAAATTCAGAAAATATACTTATTTCACCTGCAGGAGGAATGACAAATTTAAATTATAAAGTAAAAGCAGATAATAAAGAGTATATTTTAAGAATACCAGGAGCTGGAACAGATGAAATTATAGACAGAAAAAACGAGATGTTTAATTCTGCTATTGCATCTGAAAAGGGATTTAATGTAGGTATTAAATATTTCAATGTTGAGACAGGAATAAAAATTTCTGATTATATAAATAATGCAGAAACTTTAACTACAAGAAGTTTAAAGAAAGAGGAAAATTTATTTAAAATATTAAAGATTTTAAAAAGTCTTCATAATAGCAGAGATTTTCATATGGGAAATGAATTTAATGTATTTAGCGAGATTAAAAAATATGAGGATATAATAAGAAAAAATAAGATGCCATATTATAATGGTTATAATAAATTAAGTCCTATAATAGATAAATTTAAAAATATAGTTGAAAATATAGGAGTAAAAAAAGTACCATGCCACAATGATCTTGTTTCAGAAAATATTATACGAGATAGTGATGGAAGAATATATTTAATAGATTGGGAATATAGTGGATTTAATGATAAAATGTGGGATTTAGCGGAGCTTTCTCTTGAAAATGAATTTTCTGATGATGATAATGAACTTATGTTTATAATTTATTTTGATAAAAAAGGAATATCGAATCAGGATAAAACTAAGTTTAATATTTATAAAATTCTTCAGGATATATTATGGTCATTATGGACAATAATAAAGGAATCTGAAGGAGTTGATTTTGGAGATTATGGTATAAAAAGACTTAGAAGAGCTGCTATGAATATAAATAAAATAATTGAATAA
- a CDS encoding CBS domain-containing protein, which yields MKKLSLFLFSDVLGKKVYDEFNDVLGILKDIYVTTEDGYPRVIGYKLKRDGVMLYYEFRDIQFIQNDGRVKIRTKGSKEILPMNYTYLLSENLLDKKIVDIDGKKVVRVNDLRIAKITGEYRVVAVETGPLARYRRLKIAGFMKFFYKMLGWDYEDRVLMWDDVESVEMVDNNLKIVVPYKKLSTMHPADLADILEELDSQSRKKVLESLDEDLAADTLEEIDSEYKGEIIKGLSETRKAEVLENMATDEIADLLDDLDDEEREKILVNLEKEDADEVKELLQYEDETVGSIMSKEFISVNLNITIGDVIDVLKEMKPDEEEMYYICITDEYGVYSGILRLNDIILNDKKVLVKDVMDTSVSTVKNEDNIDKAIKTVAKYDLLSVPVVDEEEKLIGIVIIHDIIDEFLYPLWKKKN from the coding sequence ATGAAAAAGCTATCTTTATTTTTATTTTCTGATGTGCTTGGAAAAAAAGTATATGATGAATTTAATGATGTTTTAGGAATATTAAAAGATATATATGTTACGACAGAGGATGGTTATCCAAGAGTAATAGGATATAAATTAAAAAGGGACGGGGTAATGCTCTACTACGAGTTTAGAGATATCCAGTTTATTCAAAATGATGGAAGAGTAAAGATAAGAACTAAAGGCAGTAAAGAAATCCTTCCTATGAATTACACATATCTTTTATCAGAAAATTTATTAGATAAAAAGATAGTAGATATTGATGGGAAAAAAGTAGTACGAGTAAATGATTTAAGAATAGCTAAAATCACAGGAGAATATAGAGTAGTAGCTGTTGAAACCGGTCCACTTGCAAGATACAGAAGACTTAAGATTGCAGGATTTATGAAGTTTTTTTATAAAATGCTTGGATGGGATTACGAAGACAGAGTTTTAATGTGGGATGATGTTGAATCTGTTGAAATGGTTGATAATAATTTAAAAATAGTAGTTCCATATAAGAAACTTTCAACCATGCATCCAGCAGATCTTGCCGATATATTAGAAGAACTTGATTCACAGTCAAGAAAAAAGGTATTAGAATCTCTTGATGAAGATCTTGCAGCAGATACATTAGAAGAGATAGATTCTGAATATAAAGGAGAAATTATAAAAGGACTTTCAGAAACAAGAAAAGCTGAAGTACTTGAAAACATGGCAACAGATGAAATTGCTGACCTTTTAGATGACTTAGATGACGAGGAACGTGAAAAGATTCTTGTTAATCTTGAAAAAGAGGATGCAGATGAAGTTAAAGAACTCCTTCAGTATGAAGATGAAACTGTAGGAAGTATAATGAGTAAGGAATTTATTTCTGTAAATTTAAATATAACAATTGGTGATGTTATTGATGTATTAAAAGAAATGAAACCAGACGAAGAAGAGATGTATTATATATGTATTACAGATGAGTATGGGGTTTATTCTGGAATTTTAAGATTAAATGATATAATTTTAAATGATAAGAAAGTTTTAGTAAAAGATGTTATGGATACATCTGTTTCAACTGTTAAAAATGAAGATAATATAGATAAAGCAATAAAGACAGTTGCTAAATATGATCTTTTATCTGTCCCAGTAGTAGATGAAGAAGAAAAATTAATAGGTATTGTTATAATACATGATATTATAGATGAATTTTTATATCCTCTATGGAAGAAAAAAAATTAA
- the epsC gene encoding serine O-acetyltransferase EpsC produces the protein MFKNLNYDLERVLKEDPAAKSKIEVFLLYPCVHAVIAYRIAHLFYKHKRFFIARLISQISRWLTGIEIHPGATIGRGLFIDHGMGVVIGETAEVGDNVTLYHGVTLGGTGKNQGKRHPTIGNNVMIGTGAKVLGPINVCDNAKVGANAVVVKDVPEYATAVGVPAKNIIRNRKKPATIIEIRDINGKRKNIFNQMVI, from the coding sequence GTGTTTAAAAATTTAAATTACGATTTAGAAAGAGTGTTAAAAGAAGATCCGGCTGCTAAAAGCAAAATTGAAGTGTTTCTGCTTTATCCATGCGTTCATGCAGTTATAGCATATAGAATAGCACATTTATTTTATAAGCATAAAAGATTTTTTATTGCAAGACTCATATCTCAGATTTCAAGATGGCTTACAGGTATAGAAATTCATCCAGGAGCAACAATAGGAAGAGGACTTTTTATAGATCATGGAATGGGTGTAGTAATTGGAGAAACAGCTGAAGTAGGCGATAATGTTACTTTATATCATGGCGTTACCCTTGGAGGTACAGGTAAAAATCAGGGAAAAAGACATCCAACAATAGGAAATAACGTTATGATAGGAACAGGTGCTAAAGTGTTAGGGCCTATAAATGTATGCGATAATGCAAAAGTTGGAGCTAATGCTGTAGTTGTAAAAGATGTACCTGAATATGCAACAGCTGTAGGTGTACCTGCTAAAAATATTATAAGAAATAGAAAAAAGCCAGCTACTATTATAGAAATAAGAGATATAAATGGAAAAAGAAAAAATATTTTTAATCAGATGGTTATATAA
- a CDS encoding YgiQ family radical SAM protein: MKLGTQFLPICKDDMIKRNIDMLDFIIVTGDAYVDHPSFGTAIIGRVLESQGFTVGIIAQPDYHSTDDFVKLGKPKYGFLVNSGNIDSMVNHYTAAKKRRHDDLYSPGGKSGKRPDRAVIVYCNKIKEAYKDVPIAIGGIEASLRRFAHYDYWDDKIRRSVLIDSNADLLMYGMGEKTIIQIAELLRYGANLKNIKSVRGTCYVTKDIENIKDYILVPSFEEVSTDKMAYAESYKLEYYEQDSITGKTVIQKYGDRYLVQNPPQENLTQEEMDFVYNLPYMRTYHPIYEKDGGIPAIKEVKFSITSHRGCFGSCSFCALTFHQGRVIQNRSQESIIGEAKLLTNLKDFKGYINDIGGPTANFRHRACKKQETYGTCKTKHCMFPAPCKNLIIDHSEYLSLLKKVRELPKIKKVFIRSGIRYDYLIHDKNDDFFKELCKHHISGQLKVAPEHVVPRVLNEMGKPTRNIYDRFVKKYFDINHKLNMKQYLVPYLMSSHPGSDLNAAIELAEYIKKMGYTPEQVQDFYPTPGSLSTTMYYTGINPLTSKKVYVPKTQEEKAMQRALIQFGMPRNYDTVKKALIKAHREDLIGNGPNCLIGYAPKNRVYHNYKNKHKKSIKNNHK, translated from the coding sequence ATGAAACTCGGTACTCAATTTTTACCAATTTGTAAAGATGATATGATAAAAAGAAATATAGATATGCTAGACTTTATAATTGTAACAGGTGATGCCTATGTTGACCATCCTTCTTTTGGAACCGCAATAATAGGAAGAGTCTTGGAATCTCAAGGCTTTACTGTAGGAATTATAGCACAGCCTGATTACCACAGCACAGATGACTTTGTTAAACTTGGAAAACCTAAATATGGCTTTCTAGTAAATTCAGGTAACATAGATTCAATGGTAAATCACTATACTGCTGCAAAAAAAAGAAGACATGATGATTTATATTCACCAGGTGGAAAATCTGGTAAAAGACCAGATAGAGCAGTTATAGTATACTGTAACAAAATTAAAGAAGCTTATAAAGATGTTCCTATTGCTATAGGCGGAATAGAAGCCTCTTTAAGACGATTTGCACATTACGATTATTGGGATGACAAAATAAGAAGAAGTGTACTTATAGATTCAAATGCAGATCTTCTAATGTATGGAATGGGCGAAAAAACAATAATACAAATAGCAGAATTACTACGCTATGGTGCTAATTTAAAGAACATAAAATCTGTTCGTGGAACATGTTATGTTACAAAAGATATTGAAAATATAAAAGATTACATATTAGTCCCATCCTTTGAAGAAGTTTCAACAGATAAAATGGCTTATGCAGAATCTTATAAGCTTGAATATTATGAACAGGATTCTATAACAGGAAAAACTGTTATTCAAAAATATGGAGATAGATATCTTGTACAAAATCCTCCTCAAGAAAATCTTACTCAGGAAGAAATGGATTTTGTCTATAATCTTCCATATATGCGAACATACCATCCAATATATGAAAAAGACGGTGGAATTCCAGCAATAAAAGAAGTAAAATTTTCAATAACAAGCCATAGAGGCTGCTTTGGTTCATGTTCATTTTGTGCACTTACCTTTCATCAAGGAAGAGTTATTCAAAATAGAAGTCAAGAATCAATAATAGGTGAAGCTAAGCTTTTAACTAATCTTAAGGATTTTAAAGGATATATTAATGATATTGGAGGTCCTACTGCAAACTTTAGGCATAGAGCGTGTAAAAAACAAGAAACTTATGGAACATGTAAAACTAAACATTGTATGTTCCCTGCTCCATGTAAAAATTTAATAATAGATCACTCAGAATATCTTTCTCTATTAAAGAAAGTGCGTGAACTTCCAAAAATAAAAAAAGTATTTATAAGATCAGGTATAAGATATGACTACTTGATACATGATAAAAACGATGACTTTTTTAAAGAATTATGTAAACATCATATAAGTGGTCAGCTTAAAGTTGCACCAGAACATGTAGTTCCACGAGTTTTAAATGAGATGGGTAAACCTACAAGAAATATTTATGATAGATTTGTAAAAAAATATTTTGATATAAATCATAAATTAAATATGAAACAATACCTTGTTCCTTATCTTATGAGTTCACATCCTGGTTCAGACTTAAATGCAGCAATTGAACTTGCTGAATACATAAAGAAAATGGGATATACACCAGAACAAGTACAGGACTTTTATCCAACACCAGGAAGTCTTTCAACAACTATGTATTATACAGGTATAAATCCGCTTACTTCAAAAAAGGTTTATGTTCCAAAAACTCAGGAAGAAAAAGCAATGCAAAGAGCTCTTATACAATTTGGAATGCCAAGAAATTATGATACAGTAAAAAAAGCTCTTATAAAAGCACATAGAGAAGATTTAATCGGCAATGGGCCTAACTGCCTTATCGGATATGCCCCAAAAAACAGAGTTTATCATAATTATAAAAATAAACATAAAAAATCTATTAAAAATAATCATAAGTAG
- the cysK gene encoding cysteine synthase A produces MIYNGVLELIGNTPILKLNNFAKDENIADVYVKLEKFNPGGSVKDRAALGMIEKAEKDGRLKPGYTIVEPTSGNTGIGLAFIGKLKGYKVIIVMPETMSKERRDLIKAYGAELILTDGSKGMKGAIEKATAIGNKDGYFVPQQFENEANPQKHYESTAEEIFKDIPDLDAFVAGVGTGGTVIGIAENLKKKNKNIKAIAVEPETSAVLSGENPGGHKIQGIGAGFIPSIYKKEFVDEVIKVSDEDAINTARDFVKYEGVLIGISSGAAVYAAISYAKKLGKGRKILAIAPDGGEKYISMGIYN; encoded by the coding sequence ATGATTTATAATGGAGTATTAGAGTTAATAGGTAACACACCAATTTTAAAATTAAACAATTTTGCAAAGGATGAGAATATAGCAGATGTTTATGTAAAGCTTGAAAAGTTTAATCCAGGAGGAAGTGTAAAAGACAGAGCTGCACTTGGAATGATTGAAAAGGCTGAAAAAGATGGAAGATTAAAACCTGGTTATACAATTGTTGAACCAACAAGTGGAAATACAGGAATAGGATTAGCTTTTATCGGTAAACTAAAAGGTTATAAAGTAATTATAGTAATGCCAGAAACAATGAGTAAAGAAAGAAGAGATTTAATAAAAGCATATGGCGCCGAGCTTATATTAACAGATGGTAGCAAAGGAATGAAAGGTGCAATTGAAAAAGCTACTGCAATAGGAAACAAAGATGGATACTTTGTACCACAGCAGTTTGAAAATGAAGCAAATCCTCAAAAGCACTATGAGAGTACAGCAGAAGAGATATTTAAAGATATTCCAGATCTTGATGCATTTGTTGCAGGAGTTGGAACAGGAGGAACAGTTATAGGAATAGCTGAAAACTTAAAGAAGAAGAATAAAAATATAAAAGCAATTGCAGTTGAACCTGAAACTTCAGCAGTTTTAAGTGGAGAAAATCCAGGAGGACATAAAATTCAAGGTATAGGAGCTGGTTTTATTCCTTCGATTTATAAAAAAGAATTTGTTGATGAAGTAATAAAAGTATCAGATGAAGATGCAATAAATACAGCACGTGATTTTGTTAAATATGAAGGAGTTTTAATTGGAATATCATCTGGAGCCGCTGTCTATGCTGCTATATCTTATGCAAAGAAACTTGGAAAAGGAAGAAAGATATTAGCAATAGCCCCAGATGGTGGAGAAAAGTATATTTCCATGGGAATATATAACTAA